The Mucilaginibacter yixingensis genome window below encodes:
- a CDS encoding YncE family protein, giving the protein MKTLKAIPLLLTALALAGTASAQKTGLHVANKFPIKSSGGWDYITVDAQGKRLFVSHGTQVNILSTSGDSLGVINNTLGVHGIALVRSLGKGYTSDGKANSCTVFDLKTYKPLGKVETGTNPDAIFYDEYSKKVYVFNGRSKDASVIDPATDKVIATIPLGGKPEAGVSDGKGHVYVNSETTNEVVVINDNTFKVEKRYKLDGEEPSGLAMDVATNRLFSGCSGSGDLVVLDAATGKNLAKFKTGDCDGVGFDPALKLVYSSNNEGTLSVIKEVSADKFVKVEDVPTEPSARTIGVDELTHKIYLPAAKTEAVAATATEPKPRPKQVPGSFHVIEVAK; this is encoded by the coding sequence ATGAAAACATTGAAAGCAATACCCCTTTTATTAACAGCCCTTGCACTGGCAGGCACTGCCAGCGCACAGAAAACCGGCTTGCATGTGGCCAATAAGTTCCCTATCAAAAGTAGTGGCGGTTGGGATTACATTACCGTAGATGCTCAAGGCAAACGCCTGTTTGTTTCGCACGGCACACAGGTAAATATCCTGAGCACCAGTGGCGATTCATTAGGAGTGATTAATAATACTCTCGGCGTGCACGGCATTGCCCTGGTTAGAAGCTTGGGTAAAGGCTACACCAGCGACGGTAAAGCCAATAGCTGTACGGTATTTGATCTGAAAACTTATAAGCCCCTGGGCAAAGTAGAAACAGGTACCAACCCTGATGCCATTTTTTATGACGAATATTCAAAAAAAGTATATGTTTTTAACGGCCGCAGCAAAGATGCTTCGGTTATAGATCCGGCTACAGACAAGGTTATTGCCACTATACCCCTGGGTGGCAAGCCTGAGGCCGGTGTGTCTGACGGCAAAGGTCATGTATACGTTAATTCTGAAACCACTAACGAGGTAGTAGTAATTAACGATAACACCTTTAAAGTAGAAAAACGCTACAAGCTTGATGGCGAAGAACCATCTGGTTTGGCAATGGATGTGGCTACTAATCGCCTGTTCTCTGGTTGTTCAGGTAGTGGTGATTTGGTTGTGCTGGATGCTGCAACCGGTAAAAACCTGGCCAAATTTAAAACCGGCGATTGCGACGGCGTTGGCTTTGACCCGGCCCTGAAATTGGTTTATAGCTCTAATAACGAAGGTACCCTTTCTGTAATCAAAGAGGTGTCTGCCGATAAATTTGTAAAGGTAGAAGACGTACCAACCGAGCCTAGCGCCCGTACCATTGGTGTGGATGAGCTGACCCACAAAATTTACCTGCCTGCCGCCAAAACAGAGGCAGTAGCAGCAACGGCAACCGAGCCAAAACCACGACCAAAACAAGTACCTGGTTCTTTCCATGTAATTGAAGTTGCCAAATAA
- a CDS encoding efflux RND transporter permease subunit, giving the protein MKMHPDFFVRYKKPVSLLLLIMLLGGAFAYSRLQTSLFPDITFPKIKIIADAGLQPVDKMMVTVTKPLENAVKQVPDLQYVRSTTSRGSCEISAFMNWDADIDLSQQRIESSINQIKSSLPPDVNVTVEKMNPSILPISGYTLESHNKSPIELKQIANYVVKPFLSQVTGVSEIRVIGGKNKEYWLVLDIQKMSSLGITPDMVTNALNQTNFIKSEGYISSYKMLYLTVMNATVNARDQLAEMVISNDRKRVVQLKDIADVQINPGIEYTKINANGHDGVLIAVVKQPNANLVSVSTDMGQKVAELQKILPAGVTIKPYYIQADFVNTAIRSVSDSLWVGLLLAIIVAILFLRSVKASATILITIPVTLGLTLLILYILGYTFNIMTLGAVAAAIGLIIDDAIVVVEQIHRTHEEHPDEPTTSLLHKAINYLFPAMLGSSISTIVIFVPFILMSGVAGAYFKVMTSTMIITLAASFFVTWIGLPMVYLLLSKDKPRSGVKEEEHHVKKQRWVSFFIHKPIISIVFCLGLIAVVVFIPGRLESGFLPDIDEGSIVMDYSSPPGTSLDETDRMLREIEKMIIKHPEVEAYSRRTGTQMGFFITEPNTGDYLIQLKKNHKETTDEVISDLRSKIEATQPALRVDFGQVIGDMLGDLMTSTQPIEIKVFGDNQQTLQKISKQIADVVSSVKGTADVFDGVVIAGPSVELDPNFAKLAQYGLTPNTLQTQVQNALDGNVMGNLVEKEQLSPIRMVYPGNRTLDINGLQKLNVFLNNGRLLPLQEVAKVNVHAGDAEIQRENLQTMGVITGRLDNGSLGSVMQVIQKDIQEKITLPSGYHITYGGAYAEQQQSFKELLIILVTASMLVFCVILFLFRQVRVALAILAIAVLGIAGSFLALFITHTPLNVGSYTGLIMIVGIIGENAIFTFWQFKESALQSTVDDAIIYSISTRLRPKLMTALGAIIALMPLALGIGAGAQLHQPLAIAVIGGFVIALPLLLIVLPSMLRIIYGKKLVEK; this is encoded by the coding sequence ATGAAAATGCATCCTGATTTCTTTGTCCGCTATAAAAAGCCGGTCAGCCTGCTGCTGTTAATCATGCTGTTGGGGGGCGCGTTTGCATACTCGCGTTTACAAACATCTCTTTTCCCGGATATAACCTTTCCTAAGATCAAGATCATTGCCGATGCTGGCTTGCAGCCGGTTGATAAAATGATGGTGACGGTTACCAAACCGCTGGAAAATGCGGTTAAACAGGTGCCAGACTTGCAATACGTTCGCAGTACAACCAGCAGAGGTAGTTGTGAGATCTCGGCCTTTATGAACTGGGATGCCGATATAGATCTTAGTCAGCAGCGTATAGAGTCGAGTATCAATCAGATCAAAAGTTCGCTCCCTCCGGATGTAAATGTAACGGTAGAGAAGATGAACCCATCTATCTTGCCCATAAGCGGTTATACACTGGAAAGCCACAACAAATCGCCGATAGAACTAAAGCAGATTGCCAACTATGTGGTTAAGCCGTTCCTCTCGCAGGTAACCGGTGTGTCTGAAATTCGTGTTATTGGTGGTAAAAATAAAGAGTACTGGCTGGTACTGGATATCCAGAAAATGAGCAGCCTGGGCATTACACCAGATATGGTGACTAATGCGCTCAATCAAACCAACTTCATCAAATCAGAAGGGTATATCTCGTCCTACAAAATGCTTTACCTCACGGTAATGAATGCCACCGTCAACGCCCGCGATCAGCTGGCCGAAATGGTGATCAGCAACGACCGTAAACGCGTAGTGCAGCTAAAAGATATTGCCGATGTGCAGATCAATCCGGGCATTGAGTACACCAAGATCAACGCCAATGGGCATGACGGAGTGCTGATTGCGGTAGTTAAACAGCCCAACGCTAACCTGGTAAGCGTATCGACAGATATGGGCCAAAAGGTTGCCGAACTGCAAAAGATCCTGCCGGCAGGTGTAACCATTAAGCCTTACTACATACAGGCTGATTTTGTGAACACCGCCATCCGCAGCGTGAGCGATTCATTGTGGGTGGGTTTGTTGCTGGCTATCATTGTGGCCATCCTTTTTTTGCGTTCTGTAAAGGCCAGTGCAACTATTTTGATCACTATCCCGGTTACCCTGGGGCTAACGCTGTTGATCCTATACATATTGGGCTATACCTTCAACATCATGACGCTGGGTGCCGTAGCTGCGGCCATCGGTTTGATTATCGATGATGCCATTGTGGTGGTAGAGCAAATTCACCGTACGCATGAGGAACATCCTGATGAACCGACAACGTCTTTACTGCATAAGGCTATCAACTATTTGTTCCCGGCTATGTTGGGGTCGTCTATCAGTACCATTGTAATTTTTGTGCCGTTTATTTTGATGAGCGGTGTGGCGGGGGCCTACTTTAAGGTGATGACCAGCACCATGATTATTACGCTGGCAGCATCATTCTTTGTTACCTGGATTGGGCTGCCTATGGTGTATCTACTGCTGTCTAAAGACAAGCCACGGTCCGGAGTAAAAGAAGAAGAACATCACGTAAAGAAACAGCGCTGGGTATCATTCTTTATTCATAAGCCTATTATCAGCATTGTTTTTTGTTTGGGACTGATAGCTGTGGTGGTATTTATTCCGGGCAGATTGGAGAGCGGTTTCTTACCGGATATTGACGAAGGAAGTATTGTGATGGACTACAGCTCGCCGCCGGGCACCTCGCTGGATGAAACCGACCGTATGCTGCGTGAGATTGAAAAGATGATCATTAAACATCCGGAGGTGGAGGCATACTCGCGCCGTACGGGTACGCAGATGGGTTTCTTTATTACCGAGCCCAATACCGGCGATTACCTCATCCAACTGAAAAAGAATCACAAGGAAACTACCGATGAAGTAATTAGCGATCTGCGCAGCAAGATTGAAGCCACCCAACCTGCCCTCCGTGTAGATTTTGGCCAGGTAATAGGCGATATGCTGGGCGACTTAATGACATCAACCCAACCCATCGAGATCAAAGTTTTTGGCGATAACCAGCAAACGCTGCAAAAAATATCTAAGCAAATTGCCGATGTGGTAAGCAGCGTAAAAGGTACCGCCGATGTTTTTGACGGCGTGGTAATTGCCGGTCCGTCGGTAGAACTCGATCCAAACTTTGCCAAGCTGGCGCAGTATGGCCTAACGCCAAACACCCTTCAAACCCAGGTGCAAAACGCGCTTGATGGTAATGTGATGGGTAACCTGGTAGAGAAAGAGCAGTTATCGCCCATCAGAATGGTTTATCCGGGTAACCGTACGTTGGATATTAACGGACTGCAAAAGCTCAATGTTTTCCTGAATAACGGTCGACTGCTGCCACTGCAGGAAGTAGCCAAAGTAAACGTACATGCAGGCGACGCCGAGATCCAGCGCGAAAACCTGCAAACCATGGGCGTAATTACCGGTCGACTGGATAATGGCAGCCTGGGCAGTGTAATGCAGGTGATTCAGAAAGATATTCAAGAAAAGATCACCCTGCCATCTGGCTATCATATTACCTATGGCGGTGCTTATGCAGAGCAGCAGCAATCGTTCAAAGAGTTGCTGATCATTTTGGTTACTGCAAGTATGCTTGTGTTCTGCGTTATCCTGTTTTTGTTCAGGCAGGTGCGGGTGGCATTGGCTATTTTAGCTATAGCAGTACTGGGTATTGCTGGTAGCTTCCTGGCCTTGTTTATTACCCATACCCCGTTGAACGTAGGCAGTTACACAGGACTGATCATGATTGTAGGGATCATCGGCGAGAACGCCATCTTCACCTTCTGGCAGTTTAAAGAAAGCGCGCTGCAAAGCACGGTTGATGATGCCATTATTTATTCTATCTCTACCCGTTTGCGTCCTAAACTGATGACCGCGCTCGGGGCCATCATCGCCTTGATGCCATTGGCGCTGGGGATAGGGGCAGGGGCACAGTTGCACCAACCTTTGGCCATTGCGGTAATTGGTGGTTTTGTTATTGCCTTGCCATTGTTGCTGATTGTATTGCCTAGCATGCTGCGTATTATTTATGGTAAAAAGCTGGTAGAAAAATAA